Below is a window of Phenylobacterium koreense DNA.
GCGGGGATTGCGTCGACGATCGCCTGGGCGGTCACGCCCGACGCCGCCAGTGCGGCGGGATCCGGCGAAACCTCGAAGGTCCGCGCCCGGCCGCCGAGGACGTTGACGTCGGCCACGCCAGGCAGGCCGCGCAGGGCCGGGCGAATGGTCCAGTCCAGCAGGGTCCGCTTCTGTTCGAGCGTCAGGCCGTCGCCCTCGATCGTGAACATGAAGACGTCCGAAAGCGGCGTCGAAATCGGCGACAGGCCGCCGCTGACTCCGCCCGGCAGGGCGTTCATGGCGTTGGAGAGACGCTCCGCGGTCTGCTGGCGCGCCCAATAGACGTCCGCGCCCGGTTCGAAATCGATCGTCAGGTCGGCGATCGCGTACTTGGCCGTCGAACGCAGCATGGCTTGCCGGGGGATGCCCAGCAGCTCCATCTCCAGCGGCGTGATGACCTGGCTCTCGACCTCCTCGGGGGTCATGCCCGGCGCCTTGAGGATGATCTTCACCTGGGTCGGCGAGATGTCGGGAAAGGCGTCGACCGGGAGCTTCAGGAAGGCGTTGGCCCCCAGCCCCACCAAGGCGATGGCCAGGACGGCCGCCAGCAGACGCTGCGAGAGCGCGAAGGCGATCAGTTTGCGCATCGCCTACTGTCCCGCCGCCGACTTCAATTGGGCCGCGCCGTTGGCCGCGACCTTGGCCGCGACGGGCAGGCCGGTGACCACGGCGTCAAGCCCCGCAGCCCCGATCACCTTGACCGGCATGGCCTGATAGCCTGCCGACGTGCGTACAAAGACCCGCGCCCCGGCGGCGTCCTGGACCAAGGCCGCGCGTGGGATCACCTGGGCGCCGGCTGGAGCCGGGTTCATCAGGGTGACCGAGACCGTTTGTCCCGGAACCACGCCGGCGCCGCCTTCGAGCTCGGCGCGCAACGGCAGGGAGCGGGTGCGAGGATCGATGCTGGCGCCGACTGCGACGACGCGGCCGTTCGTGTTTCCGACACGGACCGGATAGCCGACCTTCATCCTCTGGCCGACGGCAGGCGAGATCCTGGCCTCGACCCAAAGCTTGTCGGTCCGATCGATCACGACGGCCGAGGCCATCGCGTCGAGCCCGCCGCCAGGCTGAACGTTCAGGGCCGCGACGCGGCCGGCGATCGGCGCGCGGAGCACATATTCCCCGGCCTGGCCGCCCGCGCCAGCCAGCAGTCGCCGCCGCTCATTAACCATGGCCCGGGCTTGCGCGGAGCGAGCCTCCGCTTCCTCGGCGCGGGCGCCGGCGATGACGCCTTCCTTGGCCAGTTGGCGGGTCCGGCGGGCCGCAGCGTCCGCGACGCGCAGTTCGGCCTGGCTCTGGGCCAGTTCGGAGGAAACGGCCAGGGCGTCGCGGCTGAACAGGGTGACCAGCGGCGCGCCAGCCTTCACCGCCTGTCCCTCCAGGACGTGCACGCGCAGTGCGGCGCCAGCGAACGGCGCAGCGACGACGCGGCGATCGTTCAAGGGCGGGGTCACTGTGGCGGGAACCGCGGCGATGGGCGCCCCCGAGGCCGGCCGCGCCGTCGCCAGGGTGATCCCCATCGCCTTCGCCTGAGTGGCGGTGACGGCGATCGGCCGGGTCGCGGGCGTGGCGGAGGTAGCGGACAGCATCAGGGCCGCGAACGCGACGAGGCTGGAGCGGACGGGGGGCATGGACTCCTCGGGGTTTTGATCACTCCCCATGCGCCGTCAGGCTGAAGCCCGCCTGAAGCGAAGCTGAAGTGAAGCTGACAGCAGCGAAATCAGTTTCGTTTCAGCCACCGGTGCTACAACGGCTCCGCTTTCAGGGAGTCCGCCCATTCGCATCCTTCTGGTCGAAGACGATCACGAGATCGCCCGCCGCCTGGGCGGCGCGCTGACCGAGGCCGGGTTCGTGGTGGAGAGCGCGGGCGATGGCGAGACGGGGCTTCTGCTGGGCCAGACCAACGACTTCGACGCCGTGGTGCTGGACCTGGGCCTCCCGCTGCTGTCGGGGATCGAGGTTCTCAAGCGCTGGCGCCGGGAAGGACGCGACATGCCCGTGCTGATCCTGACGGCGCGCGACGCC
It encodes the following:
- a CDS encoding efflux RND transporter periplasmic adaptor subunit gives rise to the protein MPPVRSSLVAFAALMLSATSATPATRPIAVTATQAKAMGITLATARPASGAPIAAVPATVTPPLNDRRVVAAPFAGAALRVHVLEGQAVKAGAPLVTLFSRDALAVSSELAQSQAELRVADAAARRTRQLAKEGVIAGARAEEAEARSAQARAMVNERRRLLAGAGGQAGEYVLRAPIAGRVAALNVQPGGGLDAMASAVVIDRTDKLWVEARISPAVGQRMKVGYPVRVGNTNGRVVAVGASIDPRTRSLPLRAELEGGAGVVPGQTVSVTLMNPAPAGAQVIPRAALVQDAAGARVFVRTSAGYQAMPVKVIGAAGLDAVVTGLPVAAKVAANGAAQLKSAAGQ